One Panicum virgatum strain AP13 chromosome 3N, P.virgatum_v5, whole genome shotgun sequence DNA segment encodes these proteins:
- the LOC120667846 gene encoding uncharacterized protein LOC120667846, whose product MDAVEGGAFLSLDVAGAKVLIDKIASNKSWKGDRQLAHAKGIHEIDSVNVLAAKMDLLMEKLESPHQEVNQTMEPQMKCEKCGNTGHSGKSCPFTQEDENSIGNNTPNDSDCRPQQGWNSKPNLHFDQQQETKVTQLASSCLNHDTGKLSGQPEVTPKEIVSAVAVRVLTYAKYLKDILGNKRVLPITEVVHLTDECSTAILNPLLEKKKNPGCPTITCSIRAQHFKHALCDLRASISVMSKLADQSVRHLAGITKDIPMKIRNFFVPIDFVILDMEINTEIPLISGRPFLSMTTAHIDSGIGVIQLNINGQKERFGFRPKDEQCSQIKSFKWKESVKELEKPYFLIEFVENLQTREEIKAYNQRNAKRNIQHKIFLEFGKKEIKVTLPTQKV is encoded by the exons ATGGACGCAGTAGAGGGAGGAGCATTCCTCTCTCTCGATGTTGCAGGAGCTAAAGTGCTCATCGACAAGATTGCTTCCAACAAGAGTTGGAAAGGAGATAGGCAGCTAGCTCATGCAAAAGGAATACATGAAATCGACAGTGTCAATGTGCTGGCagccaagatggatcttctcatggAAAAGCTAGAATCTCCACACCAGGAGGTTAACCAGACTATGGAGCCTCAGATGAAATGTGAGAAATGTGGTAATACTGGACACTCGGGCAAATCTTGCCCATTCACTCAAGAGGACGAGAACTCCATTGGGAACAACACTCCCAATGACTCAGACTGTcgtcctcagcaaggttggaattctAAGCCCAACCTCCACTTCGACCAACAGCAAG aaactaaagtaactcagctgGCCTCATCCTGCCTTAACCACGACACGGGGAAGCTCTCCGGGCAACCGGAAGTGACCCCGAAAGAAATTGTGAGTGCGGTAGCTGTGCGG GTTCTCACGTACGCCAAGTatctcaaggatatccttggcaaTAAGAGGGTCCTGCCGATCACCGAGGTCGTGCATCTTACAGATGAGTGTAGCACAGCTATACTCAATCCTTtattggagaagaagaagaatccaggatgccccaccatcacatgtTCCATCAGAGCTCAACACTTTAAGCACGCTCTTTGTGATCTGCGAGCAAGCATCAGCGTCATGTCAAAG ctagcagaccaaTCAGTTCGTCATCTCGCGGGGATCACCAAGGATATTCCAATGAAAATACGGAATTTCTTTGTCCCTATTGATTTTGTCATTCTCGACATGGAAATCAACACTGAGATCCCTCTCATATCggggaggccattcttgagCATGACAACTGCACACATTGATTCGGGAATCGGAgtaatccaactcaacatcaatggaCAGAAGGAGAGATTTGGTTTCAGACCGAAGGATGAACAATGCTCACagatcaaaagtttcaaatGGAAGGAATCCGTAAAAGAGCTGGAGAAGCCATATTTCCTTATTGAATTCGTGGAGAATCTTCAAACTCGAGAGGAGATTAAGGCGTATAACCAACGGAACGCAAAGCGGAATATCCAACATAAGATTTTTCTGGAATTTGGAAAGAAAGAGATCAAAGTAACTCTGCCTACACAGAAGGTGTAG